From a region of the bacterium genome:
- a CDS encoding YCF48-related protein has product MDKRVLFLVLFIVFCAGVPAIAQTCQIQNSGTTDDFKGVAFTDSLHGWAVGGGNNGGSIFCTTDGGTTWNQQPLPQQEFGLYRVAMSNPQFGWAVGMEGTILHTSDGHTWEQQDLGITAGCLDVAFPNDSTGWIMGGALENGWDVRRTTDRGATWVAQPVGQVSHQKGFVFADATTGWMVGYSGSIMRTTDGGSTWEQQPCANTGYLFDGAFTNANTGWVVGYEGAILHTTDGGDTWIQQTSGSTAYLSAAAFTANTTGWVVGDGGTILRTENGGDTWENQPSGTTAFLSDVTFLNNGMGWAVGSSGTILRYTPPAPDQVKSATAIPGDFFLAPNFPNPFNPGTTLRFGVPQAADVSLEVFDMLGRKVATLRDGIAQPGVHSVSWTCPGCASGTYLARLRYAGRTLQQPMLLLK; this is encoded by the coding sequence ATGGACAAGCGAGTCTTATTTCTCGTGCTGTTCATCGTCTTTTGCGCAGGCGTGCCAGCCATTGCACAAACCTGTCAAATCCAGAACAGCGGAACAACAGATGACTTCAAAGGTGTCGCGTTTACCGACAGCCTGCATGGCTGGGCCGTCGGCGGCGGAAACAACGGTGGCAGCATTTTCTGCACCACCGATGGCGGTACAACGTGGAACCAGCAGCCGCTGCCCCAGCAGGAATTCGGCTTATACCGGGTCGCGATGTCCAACCCGCAATTCGGGTGGGCCGTTGGTATGGAAGGAACCATTCTTCATACCAGCGACGGACATACATGGGAACAACAGGATCTCGGCATAACTGCCGGATGCTTGGATGTAGCCTTTCCCAACGACAGCACAGGCTGGATCATGGGTGGAGCCTTGGAGAACGGTTGGGATGTGCGGCGCACCACAGATAGAGGTGCAACATGGGTCGCTCAACCGGTTGGACAGGTCAGCCACCAAAAAGGGTTTGTCTTTGCTGATGCTACCACAGGCTGGATGGTAGGATATTCCGGTTCCATTATGCGTACGACAGATGGCGGCAGCACTTGGGAACAACAGCCCTGCGCCAACACGGGGTATCTTTTCGATGGCGCGTTCACAAACGCCAATACCGGCTGGGTTGTGGGTTATGAAGGTGCCATCCTGCACACGACAGACGGTGGCGACACGTGGATTCAGCAGACCAGCGGCTCGACAGCTTACCTGTCCGCTGCCGCCTTCACCGCCAACACTACAGGCTGGGTGGTCGGCGATGGGGGTACCATTCTGCGCACGGAAAACGGCGGCGACACGTGGGAGAATCAGCCCAGCGGAACGACGGCCTTTCTCTCCGATGTCACCTTCCTGAATAACGGCATGGGCTGGGCCGTCGGCAGTAGCGGCACAATTCTCCGCTACACTCCGCCGGCTCCCGATCAGGTGAAGAGCGCAACCGCCATTCCCGGCGATTTCTTCCTCGCACCCAATTTCCCCAATCCCTTCAATCCCGGCACCACGCTGCGTTTTGGCGTGCCGCAGGCCGCCGACGTCTCCCTCGAGGTGTTCGATATGCTGGGCCGCAAGGTTGCCACACTCCGTGACGGCATTGCGCAGCCCGGTGTCCACTCGGTATCATGGACCTGCCCGGGCTGCGCCTCAGGAACGTACCTGGCGAGGCTGCGCTATGCCGGTCGCACCTTGCAGCAACCGATGCTGCTGCTGAAGTAA
- a CDS encoding T9SS type A sorting domain-containing protein has protein sequence MKQCKIVYSILAVLVLAIGVIAAPLTGHKHGVSPKLTHARSAHSTLDATLCNGLVCVQTDEDGDFNIGTAGGSTLLYGYPNDPWSTSVRVSLDGQVYNLTQEGSDGASCQGVATFVNEVSDNIHIADNYTLPGNIAVTVTHTVVSFSDSSAAVLTRTVVTNNSGATHNIGVLYEYDTMVDDDDAATLYLGPNHITVATCYTAPFPYPYWDAIPYSGSLVGRGTITGGQAVTPDALAFGGWGDFYSTCWDDTCDGQDYGDSAVLYRWNEMPVASGQTRNVATYYGVGGINSSAGALHITVSEPSLACIEGEILPNPFQILVNVTDSAGIACNTISVLMSNGSGIGGTATITGTNPQTIEAIQPGNSSAVSFTAQLSTPNPEGGTVNFTVQVTAGNCAQNSADFSVDVPVCAAGVDHPQSAGLVTSSALHASFPNPFNAITNLTFDVAQSGFVTLKVYDLMGKQVASLVNGQMERGSHSVQFDASKLPSGVYLCRMNARNYTASQKMLLMK, from the coding sequence TCCGCTCACAGCACTCTTGATGCGACCCTCTGTAACGGTCTGGTTTGCGTGCAGACCGACGAAGACGGCGATTTTAATATTGGCACAGCCGGCGGCAGCACATTGCTGTACGGTTATCCCAATGATCCGTGGAGTACCAGCGTCCGCGTCTCTTTGGACGGCCAGGTGTATAACCTGACGCAGGAAGGCTCCGACGGAGCCAGTTGCCAAGGTGTAGCGACCTTCGTCAACGAAGTCAGTGATAATATCCATATCGCGGACAACTACACGCTGCCGGGCAATATCGCCGTGACGGTAACCCATACCGTTGTGAGCTTCTCCGATTCCAGCGCCGCCGTGCTGACGCGCACCGTAGTAACCAACAACTCCGGCGCCACGCACAACATCGGCGTGCTCTATGAATATGACACCATGGTCGATGATGACGACGCCGCCACGCTTTACCTTGGCCCGAATCACATCACCGTCGCCACCTGTTACACCGCGCCGTTCCCCTATCCCTATTGGGATGCCATTCCCTATTCCGGTTCGCTGGTTGGCCGCGGCACCATCACGGGCGGCCAGGCGGTGACCCCGGATGCCCTCGCCTTCGGCGGTTGGGGTGACTTCTACTCGACATGCTGGGACGACACGTGTGACGGTCAGGACTACGGCGATTCCGCCGTGCTCTATCGCTGGAATGAAATGCCGGTCGCCTCGGGGCAGACGCGCAACGTGGCGACCTATTACGGTGTCGGCGGTATCAACTCGTCCGCGGGTGCGCTCCATATCACGGTCTCCGAGCCGTCGCTGGCCTGCATCGAAGGCGAGATCCTGCCCAATCCCTTCCAGATTCTGGTCAATGTCACCGACAGCGCCGGCATCGCCTGCAACACCATCAGCGTCCTGATGAGCAATGGCAGCGGCATCGGCGGTACGGCAACCATCACCGGAACCAATCCGCAGACTATTGAGGCGATCCAGCCCGGAAACAGCTCGGCCGTCAGCTTCACGGCTCAGCTCAGCACTCCGAATCCCGAAGGCGGTACGGTCAACTTCACTGTGCAGGTCACCGCCGGAAACTGTGCCCAGAACTCTGCCGACTTCAGCGTGGATGTCCCCGTGTGCGCCGCAGGCGTGGATCATCCGCAGAGCGCCGGCCTGGTCACGTCGTCGGCCCTGCATGCCAGCTTCCCGAACCCCTTCAACGCCATCACCAACCTTACGTTTGATGTCGCGCAGAGCGGCTTCGTCACGCTGAAGGTCTATGACCTGATGGGCAAGCAGGTCGCTTCGCTGGTCAATGGCCAGATGGAGCGTGGCAGCCATTCCGTGCAGTTTGATGCGTCCAAGCTGCCTTCCGGCGTCTACCTCTGCCGCATGAACGCACGCAACTACACCGCCTCGCAGAAAATGTTGCTGATGAAGTAA